Proteins encoded in a region of the Pseudomonas shahriarae genome:
- a CDS encoding efflux RND transporter periplasmic adaptor subunit — protein sequence MKRLTLILASSLLLIACSKEEPAPEPIRPVLWVEVKAEDQENLGRFAGTIQARYESNLGFRVPGRIARRAVDVGAEVSKGALLAVLDPTDQQNQLRAAQGDLARVQAQFINAQANARRQQELFNRGVGAQAQLDIAQTDLKTTQASLDQAKASVAQARDQLNYAELRTDHGGIVTAWNAEAGQVVSAGQQVVTLARPDIKEAVIDLPAGLAERLPPDVVFLVASQLEPGINTTATVREIEPQAQSATRTRRARLTLAQTPPAFRLGTAISVTLSSAIAPRIELPASAVQDVEGKTRIWVMDLQQQTVQPRDVTLVSRDASSVVLSGGVQPGERVVSAGVNSLKPGQKVKTDEDSPR from the coding sequence ATGAAGCGCCTGACGCTGATCCTCGCCAGCAGCCTGTTGCTGATCGCCTGTTCCAAGGAAGAGCCGGCGCCGGAGCCAATAAGGCCAGTGCTCTGGGTCGAGGTGAAAGCTGAAGACCAGGAAAACCTCGGGCGCTTCGCCGGCACGATCCAGGCACGCTACGAAAGCAACCTGGGCTTCCGAGTGCCCGGTCGCATTGCCCGGCGCGCGGTGGATGTGGGCGCCGAAGTGAGCAAAGGCGCCTTGCTGGCGGTGCTTGACCCCACCGACCAGCAGAACCAGTTGCGCGCCGCCCAGGGCGACCTGGCGCGGGTCCAGGCGCAATTTATCAATGCCCAGGCCAATGCACGCCGCCAGCAGGAACTGTTCAACCGTGGCGTCGGCGCCCAGGCGCAACTGGACATTGCCCAGACCGACCTGAAAACCACCCAGGCCTCTCTCGACCAGGCCAAGGCGTCGGTGGCCCAGGCCAGGGATCAGCTCAACTACGCCGAACTGCGCACCGACCACGGCGGCATCGTGACCGCCTGGAATGCCGAAGCCGGCCAGGTGGTCAGCGCCGGCCAGCAAGTAGTGACCCTGGCCCGCCCGGATATCAAGGAAGCGGTGATCGACCTGCCGGCTGGCCTGGCCGAGCGCTTGCCGCCCGATGTGGTGTTTCTGGTGGCCAGCCAGTTGGAGCCCGGCATCAACACCACCGCCACCGTGCGCGAGATCGAGCCCCAGGCACAAAGCGCCACCCGCACCCGTCGCGCGCGCCTGACCCTGGCCCAGACGCCCCCGGCGTTCCGGTTGGGCACGGCGATCAGTGTGACCTTGAGCTCGGCCATCGCCCCACGTATCGAACTGCCCGCCAGCGCAGTGCAGGACGTCGAGGGCAAGACCCGCATCTGGGTCATGGATCTGCAGCAGCAGACCGTGCAGCCCCGTGACGTGACCCTGGTCAGCCGTGATGCCAGCAGTGTTGTGCTCAGCGGTGGGGTGCAGCCTGGCGAGCGTGTGGTCAGCGCCGGCGTCAACAGCCTCAAGCCCGGACAAAAAGTCAAAACCGACGAGGACAGCCCACGATGA
- a CDS encoding sigma 54-interacting transcriptional regulator translates to MSLHETFGQPLLTFPDAEKSPLSIRAKALVFVDPRSRQLREDLESLAPRALPVLIRGETGSGKELLARHVHRGSDRSGLFVSVNCGAISPTYADAELFGYAAGSHSGAASSRAGWFGSANGGTLYLDEIGDLPLPIQIKLLAALENHEVTRVGAHQPSPVDVRLVAATSIDLAQAVAVGKFHERLFHYLSEGQLELPALRERVGDILSLAEYFLGIYSQRLDLPVPLISEDAQRLLEQHSWPGNTRELENVIHFALLVSSGDEILPEHLNLPVASVAQIEHQVRQILSSGSEVERAALTRLFRGLGSV, encoded by the coding sequence ATGAGCCTGCATGAAACCTTCGGCCAGCCGTTGCTGACCTTCCCCGACGCCGAAAAAAGCCCCTTGAGCATCCGCGCCAAGGCGCTGGTATTTGTCGACCCCCGTTCCCGGCAACTGCGCGAAGACCTCGAAAGCCTGGCCCCGCGTGCCTTGCCCGTACTGATTCGCGGCGAAACCGGCAGCGGTAAAGAGCTGCTGGCGCGCCATGTCCATCGCGGCAGTGACCGCAGCGGCTTGTTTGTGTCGGTCAACTGCGGTGCGATCAGCCCGACTTATGCCGATGCCGAACTGTTCGGCTATGCCGCCGGCAGCCACAGCGGCGCGGCCAGCAGCCGGGCCGGTTGGTTCGGCTCGGCCAACGGCGGCACCTTGTACCTCGATGAGATCGGCGACTTGCCGCTGCCGATCCAGATCAAGCTGCTCGCCGCCCTGGAAAACCACGAAGTCACCCGCGTAGGGGCGCATCAACCGAGCCCGGTGGATGTGCGCCTGGTCGCCGCCACCAGCATCGACCTGGCCCAGGCCGTGGCCGTCGGCAAGTTCCACGAGCGCCTATTCCATTACCTCAGCGAAGGCCAACTGGAGCTGCCGGCGCTGCGCGAGCGCGTAGGCGACATCCTGTCCCTGGCCGAGTACTTCCTGGGCATCTACAGCCAGCGCCTGGACTTGCCGGTGCCGCTAATCAGTGAGGACGCGCAGCGGCTGCTGGAGCAACACAGCTGGCCGGGCAATACGCGGGAGCTGGAGAACGTGATCCACTTTGCGCTGCTGGTCAGCAGTGGCGATGAGATCCTGCCGGAGCATCTGAACCTGCCGGTGGCGTCGGTGGCGCAGATTGAGCATCAGGTGCGACAGATCCTGAGCAGCGGCAGCGAAGTCGAGCGCGCAGCGTTGACGCGTCTGTTTCGGGGCTTGGGCTCTGTATGA
- a CDS encoding ankyrin repeat domain-containing protein yields the protein MVASSAMAADKDLLDAVRGGQLAQVEQLLAKGVDLDVRAIDGSTPLLLATQANRIDIARALIEAGADVNRKNLMQDSPYLLAGASGHDQILAMTLAHGADLKSTNRYGGTALIPACERGHVQTVRLLIDAGVDVNHVNRLGWTGLMEAIVLSDGGPPHQQIVAMLIAAGADVNLPDRDGVSPLQQAQKRGQVAIAQRLQAAGAQ from the coding sequence ATGGTGGCGAGTAGCGCCATGGCGGCCGATAAAGATCTGCTCGACGCCGTGCGCGGCGGGCAGTTGGCACAGGTCGAACAGTTGCTGGCCAAGGGCGTTGACCTTGATGTCCGCGCCATTGATGGCAGCACCCCGCTGTTGCTGGCCACCCAGGCCAATCGCATCGACATCGCCCGCGCCCTGATCGAAGCCGGGGCTGATGTGAACCGCAAGAACCTGATGCAAGACAGCCCCTACCTGCTGGCCGGCGCCAGCGGCCACGATCAGATCCTGGCCATGACCCTGGCCCATGGCGCCGATCTCAAGAGCACCAATCGCTACGGTGGCACCGCCCTCATTCCTGCCTGTGAGCGCGGGCACGTGCAAACCGTGCGCCTGCTGATCGACGCTGGAGTCGACGTCAACCACGTCAACCGCCTGGGCTGGACCGGCCTGATGGAAGCCATCGTGCTCTCGGACGGCGGGCCGCCGCATCAGCAAATCGTCGCCATGCTGATCGCTGCCGGCGCCGACGTGAACCTGCCCGACCGCGACGGCGTCAGCCCACTGCAACAGGCGCAAAAACGTGGTCAGGTCGCCATCGCCCAACGCCTGCAAGCAGCCGGTGCGCAATGA
- a CDS encoding efflux RND transporter periplasmic adaptor subunit, translating into MGGPTSTVICGLALLALLSGCGQEKPEPKAHSRVFVQTVQPTDFAAAVTLTGDIQARVQTDLSFRVGGKIIQRMVDVGDRVTARQVLAKLDPKDLQTNVDSAQAQVVAEQARVKQTAAAFVRQEKLLPKGYTSRSEYDAAQAALRSSQSALAAAQAQLANAREQLGYTALIAEAPGVITARQAEVGQVVQATVPIFSLARDGERDAVFNVYESLLAEPVPDVPITVSLLDNPSIKAVGRVREVTPAVAANSGTVQVKIALDALPKGMQLGSVVSATANGQAKPSVELPWAALTKDLSEPAVWLVDGDGKAQLHKVTVARYLTGKVIISDGLKGGEKVVVAGGQLLHPGMLVEIAQAPDQAQASGVQP; encoded by the coding sequence ATGGGCGGTCCCACCTCAACAGTTATTTGTGGCCTTGCCCTGCTGGCATTGCTGAGCGGCTGTGGCCAGGAAAAACCTGAACCCAAGGCCCATTCCAGGGTGTTTGTGCAAACGGTGCAGCCGACCGATTTCGCCGCCGCAGTGACCCTAACCGGGGATATCCAGGCGCGGGTGCAGACCGATTTGTCGTTCCGCGTCGGCGGCAAAATTATCCAGCGCATGGTCGATGTCGGCGACCGCGTGACAGCCCGGCAAGTGCTGGCCAAGCTCGATCCCAAGGATTTGCAGACCAATGTCGATTCCGCCCAGGCCCAGGTGGTGGCGGAACAGGCACGGGTCAAACAGACGGCCGCGGCCTTTGTGCGCCAGGAAAAACTCCTGCCCAAGGGCTACACCAGCCGCAGCGAATACGACGCCGCCCAGGCTGCATTGCGCAGCAGCCAAAGTGCCCTGGCGGCCGCGCAGGCGCAGTTGGCCAACGCACGTGAGCAACTGGGCTATACGGCGTTGATCGCCGAAGCGCCAGGGGTGATTACCGCACGGCAGGCCGAAGTCGGCCAGGTGGTGCAGGCCACCGTGCCGATTTTCAGCCTGGCCCGTGATGGCGAGCGCGATGCGGTGTTCAACGTGTACGAATCGCTGCTGGCGGAGCCTGTACCGGATGTACCAATCACTGTCAGCCTGCTGGACAACCCGAGCATCAAGGCCGTGGGCCGGGTGCGTGAAGTGACCCCGGCCGTCGCCGCCAACAGCGGCACGGTGCAAGTAAAGATCGCCCTGGATGCCTTGCCCAAGGGCATGCAACTGGGGTCGGTCGTCAGTGCCACTGCCAACGGGCAAGCCAAACCCAGCGTCGAGCTGCCCTGGGCGGCACTGACCAAAGACCTCAGCGAGCCTGCCGTGTGGCTGGTGGACGGTGACGGCAAGGCGCAATTGCACAAGGTCACTGTCGCGCGCTACCTGACCGGCAAAGTGATCATCAGCGATGGCCTCAAAGGCGGCGAAAAAGTCGTGGTGGCCGGCGGGCAATTGCTGCACCCAGGCATGTTGGTGGAGATCGCCCAGGCGCCGGACCAGGCCCAGGCCAGCGGAGTGCAGCCATGA
- a CDS encoding MetQ/NlpA family ABC transporter substrate-binding protein, with amino-acid sequence MKKVLLFTALAAALTAGIAQANEKLVIAATPVPHAEILELIKPTLAKEGVDLEIKVFTDYVQPNVQVAEKRLDANYFQTLPYLENFNKGKGTNLVTVIGVHVEPFGGYSKKVTKLEDLKDGATVAIPNEGSNSGRALLLLQKAGLITLKDPKNALSTPKDIASNPKNLKFKELESALLPRVLDQVDLDMINTNYALEAGLNPAKDALIIEGADSPYVNYLVARPDNKDSAAIQKLSKALTSPEVKAFIEKKYSGAVLPAF; translated from the coding sequence ATGAAAAAGGTTCTGTTGTTCACCGCCCTGGCGGCTGCCCTGACTGCCGGTATCGCTCAAGCCAACGAAAAACTGGTGATCGCGGCCACCCCGGTGCCGCACGCCGAGATCCTTGAGCTGATCAAGCCGACCCTGGCCAAAGAAGGCGTGGACCTGGAAATCAAAGTCTTCACCGACTACGTGCAACCGAACGTGCAAGTGGCCGAGAAGCGCCTGGACGCCAACTACTTCCAGACCCTGCCGTACCTGGAAAACTTCAACAAGGGTAAAGGCACCAACCTGGTCACCGTGATTGGCGTGCACGTAGAACCGTTTGGCGGCTACTCGAAGAAAGTCACCAAGCTTGAAGACCTGAAAGACGGCGCCACCGTGGCCATTCCCAACGAAGGCTCCAACAGCGGTCGCGCCCTGTTGCTGCTGCAAAAGGCCGGCCTGATTACCCTCAAGGACCCGAAAAACGCCCTGTCCACGCCAAAGGATATCGCCAGCAACCCGAAGAACCTGAAGTTCAAGGAGCTGGAATCGGCCCTGCTGCCGCGCGTCCTGGACCAGGTTGACCTGGACATGATCAACACCAACTACGCCCTGGAAGCCGGCCTGAACCCAGCCAAGGATGCACTGATCATTGAAGGCGCCGACTCGCCGTACGTGAACTATCTGGTGGCTCGTCCAGACAACAAGGACAGCGCCGCGATCCAGAAACTGTCCAAGGCCCTGACCAGCCCTGAAGTCAAAGCCTTCATCGAGAAGAAATACAGCGGCGCGGTCTTGCCAGCGTTCTGA
- a CDS encoding LysR family transcriptional regulator, producing MFDPVLLRSFVAVVDCANFTRAAERLHLTQSTVSQQLRRLEDSVGCRLLDRDQRRVVATVEGERLLAYARRILALNEEAADVLINQQSDGVLRLGVPEDFAAERLMPLLSAFVVAYPRVRLEVTSGLGPALLRQYRGGEFDVLLVKQMGDSDDCLASWPEPLCWVDSRHMPALGRDPLPLVAFPVGGLYRNEMLQHLEVGGWRWRIGYSSASLAGVCSAVAAGLGISLLPERVVQAGHVVLGADSGLPAVQGVRLALYGRNGMGAAGQSLQRQLWDLCEANPR from the coding sequence ATGTTCGACCCCGTGCTGTTGCGCAGTTTTGTCGCCGTTGTCGATTGTGCGAATTTCACCCGCGCCGCCGAACGCCTGCACCTCACCCAATCCACGGTCAGCCAGCAATTGCGCCGCCTGGAAGACAGTGTCGGCTGCCGCTTGCTCGACCGCGATCAGCGCCGGGTGGTGGCGACGGTCGAGGGCGAGCGTTTGCTGGCCTATGCACGGCGCATCCTGGCACTCAACGAAGAAGCCGCCGATGTGCTGATCAACCAGCAGAGCGACGGCGTGCTGCGCCTGGGCGTGCCCGAAGATTTTGCCGCCGAGCGCCTGATGCCGTTGCTCTCGGCGTTTGTCGTGGCCTATCCACGGGTGCGCCTGGAGGTCACCAGCGGCCTGGGGCCGGCGCTGCTGCGCCAGTATCGCGGCGGTGAGTTCGATGTGTTGCTGGTCAAGCAGATGGGCGACAGCGACGACTGCCTGGCCTCCTGGCCGGAGCCGTTGTGCTGGGTCGACAGTCGCCACATGCCGGCCCTGGGCCGCGACCCATTGCCCTTGGTGGCGTTCCCGGTGGGCGGTCTGTACCGCAATGAAATGCTCCAGCATCTGGAGGTCGGTGGCTGGCGCTGGCGCATTGGCTATTCCAGCGCGAGCCTGGCCGGTGTGTGTTCGGCGGTGGCGGCGGGGCTGGGCATCAGCCTGCTGCCTGAGCGAGTGGTGCAGGCCGGGCATGTGGTGCTCGGCGCCGACAGTGGTTTGCCTGCGGTGCAGGGCGTGCGGCTGGCGTTGTATGGGCGCAATGGGATGGGGGCGGCGGGGCAGAGCCTGCAGCGGCAATTGTGGGATTTATGCGAGGCCAACCCGCGCTGA
- a CDS encoding alpha/beta hydrolase: MHSELIRYLIVPGWQGSPEDHWQTHWQNSLPNSARVEQADWLTPRREDWVAALAEAIAADSTPVILIAHSLGCITVAHWAASAPLQFLRQVRGALLVAPADVERPACAPALRNFAPIPRDLLPFPSQVVSSDNDSAVSAPRALELARNWGAEAGILAGAGHINVKSGHQRWEQGFAYLYRLQNRLEHHSRRRA, from the coding sequence ATGCACAGCGAGTTGATCCGTTACCTGATCGTGCCGGGCTGGCAGGGATCGCCAGAAGATCATTGGCAAACCCATTGGCAGAACAGCCTGCCCAACAGCGCCCGCGTGGAGCAGGCCGACTGGTTGACCCCGCGCCGTGAAGACTGGGTGGCGGCCCTGGCCGAAGCCATTGCGGCCGACAGTACCCCGGTGATTCTTATCGCCCACAGCCTGGGTTGCATCACGGTGGCGCACTGGGCGGCCAGCGCGCCGTTGCAGTTCCTGCGCCAGGTGCGTGGGGCCTTGCTGGTGGCCCCGGCAGATGTCGAGCGCCCGGCGTGTGCGCCGGCGTTGCGCAACTTTGCACCGATTCCCCGTGACCTGTTGCCGTTTCCCAGCCAGGTCGTCAGCTCCGACAACGACAGTGCGGTCAGCGCCCCTCGGGCCCTGGAGCTGGCGCGTAACTGGGGGGCTGAAGCCGGGATTCTCGCAGGTGCCGGGCATATCAACGTGAAGTCCGGCCACCAGCGCTGGGAGCAGGGTTTCGCCTACCTCTATCGCCTGCAAAACCGTCTGGAGCATCACTCCCGACGCCGCGCCTAA
- a CDS encoding AAA family ATPase produces the protein MLKTLAVANYRSINKLVVPLDRLNLITGPNGSGKSNLYRALRLLAETAQGGVINALAREGGLDSTFWAGPENVSRRMLNGEIPVQGSVAQGAKRLRLGFAGEDFSYAISLGLPVPSSSYFSLDPEIKKECIWAGHVYRPASLLVQRSGAMVRARDGQAWDVLAQHTPNYHSLFDQVGSLRGSPEVLMLRESIRGWRFYDHFRSDADAPVRQPQLGTRTPVLHHDGRDLAAALQTIREIGNPEALQQAVSDAFPGARLHIEPLQGGRFTIEFYQEGLLRPLSAAELSDGTLRYLLLIAALLTPRPPTMMVLNEPETSLHPDLLPALARLIIQASRHCQVWVVSHASRLIAALQQDEGCNSIVLEKVLGQTQIVGQRVLDEPAWHWPS, from the coding sequence ATGCTCAAGACCTTAGCGGTAGCCAATTACCGCTCGATCAATAAATTGGTGGTACCGCTGGATCGGCTGAACCTGATCACCGGCCCCAATGGCAGCGGCAAGTCCAACCTGTACCGCGCCTTGCGCCTGCTGGCAGAAACCGCCCAGGGCGGCGTGATCAATGCGCTGGCCCGTGAAGGGGGCCTGGATTCGACGTTCTGGGCCGGCCCCGAAAACGTCAGCCGGCGCATGCTCAATGGCGAAATCCCGGTACAAGGCAGCGTGGCCCAAGGCGCCAAGCGCTTGCGCCTGGGCTTTGCCGGGGAGGATTTCAGCTACGCGATTTCCCTGGGCTTGCCAGTACCCAGCTCGTCGTATTTTTCCCTCGACCCCGAGATCAAGAAGGAATGCATCTGGGCCGGTCACGTCTATCGCCCGGCCAGCCTGCTGGTGCAGCGCTCCGGGGCGATGGTGCGCGCCCGAGACGGGCAGGCCTGGGATGTGCTGGCCCAGCACACGCCGAACTACCACAGCCTGTTCGACCAGGTCGGCAGCCTGCGCGGCTCGCCGGAAGTGCTGATGCTGCGCGAAAGCATTCGTGGCTGGCGCTTCTACGATCACTTTCGCAGCGACGCCGATGCACCTGTGCGCCAGCCGCAACTGGGTACGCGCACGCCGGTGCTGCATCACGATGGCCGCGACCTCGCGGCCGCGTTGCAGACCATCCGCGAAATCGGCAATCCCGAGGCATTGCAGCAGGCGGTGAGTGATGCGTTTCCCGGCGCACGCCTGCATATCGAGCCGTTGCAGGGCGGACGTTTTACCATTGAGTTTTATCAGGAAGGCTTGCTGCGGCCACTATCGGCGGCAGAGTTATCGGACGGCACCTTGCGTTACCTGCTGCTGATCGCCGCCCTGCTGACGCCACGCCCGCCGACGATGATGGTGCTCAACGAACCGGAAACCAGCCTGCACCCGGACCTGTTGCCGGCCTTGGCGCGCCTGATTATCCAGGCATCAAGGCACTGCCAGGTGTGGGTGGTGTCCCATGCCAGCCGCTTGATTGCGGCGTTGCAGCAGGATGAGGGATGCAATTCGATTGTGCTGGAGAAGGTGCTGGGGCAGACGCAGATTGTGGGGCAGCGGGTGTTGGATGAGCCGGCCTGGCATTGGCCGAGTTAG
- a CDS encoding nucleoside deaminase encodes MSSQSDQAWLQRAVALAQDNVAQGGRPFGAVLVKDGAVLVEAVNQIHLDQDPTAHAEMLAMRRASQQLGTRLEGCVIYASGQPCPMCLGAMYLCGVSRVVFAASNEMAAPFGLSTAAIYQQMSLPLTAQQLPVEHLPVPAMQALYRQWKTLHAPE; translated from the coding sequence ATGAGTTCACAGAGCGATCAAGCCTGGCTGCAGCGCGCCGTGGCCCTGGCGCAGGACAACGTGGCCCAGGGTGGACGGCCGTTTGGCGCCGTCCTGGTCAAGGACGGCGCAGTGCTGGTGGAAGCGGTCAACCAGATCCACCTCGACCAGGACCCCACCGCCCATGCCGAGATGCTCGCCATGCGCCGCGCCAGCCAACAGCTCGGTACGCGCCTTGAAGGCTGTGTGATCTACGCCAGCGGCCAGCCGTGCCCGATGTGCCTGGGCGCGATGTACCTGTGCGGCGTGTCCCGCGTGGTGTTTGCCGCGAGCAATGAAATGGCGGCACCTTTTGGCCTGTCGACCGCAGCGATTTACCAACAGATGAGCCTGCCATTGACCGCCCAGCAACTGCCCGTCGAGCACCTGCCTGTGCCGGCCATGCAAGCCCTTTACCGCCAATGGAAGACCCTGCATGCCCCTGAATAA
- a CDS encoding CynX/NimT family MFS transporter, which yields MPLNKSLAGWGLLVVLGLNLRPILSSISPLLGEIRLATGLSFQSSALLTSLPVVCMGLVALVGIRVEAQLGERRGIALGLMMILLACLARWLLGQAPALLATALLGGAGVALIQALVPAMIKRQFHHRVPLAMGVYSASLMGGGGLAALLSPLVASHFQHWQAGLGIWLLPALGALLLWAWLPLGAAKNLQATAPLKGLRNCRAWLLALYFGLVNCGYMSMVAWLPAYYQQLGWGVLPSGSLLAFMTIFQVIAALLMPALAQRGIDRRPLLTISLLAQTVGYLGLLLAPLQYPHLWVALIGFGLGACFALSLLLTLDHRRDPREAGQLAAFVQGVGFLINAVSPWMTGWLRELTGSFVSAWVVLAVTVIAMLVVTRVFSPATYRSATVPG from the coding sequence ATGCCCCTGAATAAATCCCTCGCCGGCTGGGGCCTGCTGGTCGTGCTGGGCCTCAACCTGCGGCCGATCCTCAGCTCTATCAGCCCGTTGCTCGGGGAAATCCGCCTGGCCACCGGCCTGAGTTTCCAGAGCAGTGCCCTGCTCACCAGCCTGCCGGTGGTGTGCATGGGTTTGGTGGCGCTGGTGGGCATCCGCGTCGAAGCGCAGTTGGGCGAGCGGCGCGGGATTGCCCTGGGCTTGATGATGATCCTGCTGGCGTGCCTGGCGCGCTGGCTGCTGGGCCAGGCACCGGCGCTGCTGGCCACGGCCTTGCTGGGCGGGGCCGGGGTGGCGCTGATCCAGGCGCTGGTGCCGGCGATGATCAAGCGCCAGTTCCACCACCGGGTGCCGCTGGCGATGGGGGTGTATTCGGCCTCGTTGATGGGGGGCGGTGGCTTGGCGGCGCTGCTCAGCCCGCTGGTGGCCAGCCATTTCCAGCACTGGCAGGCCGGCCTCGGCATCTGGCTGCTGCCGGCGCTCGGCGCGTTGCTGCTGTGGGCATGGCTGCCGTTGGGCGCGGCGAAAAACCTGCAGGCGACGGCGCCGCTCAAGGGCCTGCGCAATTGCCGTGCCTGGTTGCTGGCGCTGTATTTCGGCCTGGTGAATTGCGGGTACATGAGCATGGTGGCGTGGCTGCCGGCGTACTACCAGCAACTGGGTTGGGGCGTGCTGCCCAGCGGCTCGCTGCTGGCGTTCATGACGATTTTCCAGGTGATCGCCGCGCTGTTGATGCCGGCGCTGGCGCAACGCGGTATCGACCGCAGGCCCTTGCTGACCATCAGCCTGCTGGCCCAGACCGTGGGCTACCTCGGCCTGCTGCTGGCGCCGCTGCAATACCCGCACCTGTGGGTGGCGCTGATCGGCTTCGGCCTGGGGGCGTGCTTTGCCCTGAGCCTGCTGTTGACCCTGGACCATCGCCGCGACCCACGGGAAGCCGGGCAACTGGCGGCATTCGTGCAGGGCGTGGGTTTTCTGATCAATGCTGTGTCGCCATGGATGACCGGTTGGCTGCGCGAACTCACCGGCAGTTTTGTCAGCGCCTGGGTGGTGCTGGCCGTGACGGTGATCGCGATGCTGGTGGTGACCCGGGTCTTCAGCCCGGCCACCTACCGCAGCGCCACCGTCCCTGGCTAG